A single window of Ammospiza caudacuta isolate bAmmCau1 chromosome Z, bAmmCau1.pri, whole genome shotgun sequence DNA harbors:
- the PLK2 gene encoding serine/threonine-protein kinase PLK2, which translates to MEFLRTIGHPPGGGGAKGCEAAAGRAAGGESRRKKVEEPPHQHGHPAAEVSRIITDPTTGKRYCRGKVLGKGGFAKCYEMTDLTTNKVYAAKIIPHSRVAKPHQREKIDKEIELHRMLNHRHVVQFYHYFEDRENIYILLEYCSRRSMAHILKARKVLTEPEVRYYLRQIVSGLKYLHEQEILHRDLKLGNFFINENMELKLGDFGLAARLEPLEHRRRTICGTPNYLSPEVLNKQGHGCESDIWALGCVMYTMLLGRPPFETTNLKETYRCIREARYSLPSSLLAPAKHLIASMLSKNPEDRPSLDEIIRHEFFLQGFTPDRLSASCCHTVPDFHLSSPAKNFFKKAAAALFGGKKDKARYLDTHNRLAKEDEEIYKLRHDLKKTSITQQAPKHKTDEEIQPLITTVVKPGALPETKQIGDSIRMIVRGTLGSCSSSSECLEDSTMGSVADTVARVLRGCLENMPEADSNPKEQLTASFQWVTKWVDYSNKYGFGYQLSDHTVGVLFNNGAHMSLLPDKKTVHYYAELGQCSVFPATEAPEQFISQVTVLKYFSHYMEENLMDGGDLPSLTDVRRPRLYLLQWLKSDKALMMLFNDGTFQVNFYHDHTKVIICNQSEEYLLTYINEDRISTTFRLTTLLVSGCSLELKHRMEYALNMLLQRCN; encoded by the exons ATGGAATTCCTACGGACTATCGGCCACCCACCGGGCGGCGGCGGTGCTAAGGGTTGCGAGGCGGCAGCGGGCAGAGCGGCCGGCGGCGAGTCGCGCAGGAAGAAGGTGGAGGAGCCGCCGCACCAGCACGGCCACCCCGCAGCCGAGGTGTCCCGGATTATTACCGACCCCACGACGGGGAAGCGTTACTGCCGCGGCAAGGTGCTCGGAAAG GGTGGATTTGCCAAGTGTTACGAGATGACAGATTTGACAACAAATAAAGTTTATGCTGCGAAAATCATTCCTCACAGCAGAGTAGCAAAACCTCATCAAAGGGAGAAG ATTGATAAAGAGATTGAGCTGCACAGAATGCTTAATCATAGACATGTTGTGCAGTTTTATCACTACTTTGAAGACCGAGAGAATATTTACATTCTTCTGGAATACTGCAGTAGAAGG tCAATGGCTCACATCTTAAAAGCGAGGAAGGTATTGACAGAACCAGAAGTACGATACTACCTCAGGCAAATTGTGTCAGGGCTGAAGTATCTTCATGAACAGGAAATCTTACACAGGGATCTTAAACTAG GTAACTTCTTTATCAATGAGAACATGGAACTGAAGCTTGGTGACTTTGGCTTGGCAGCTAGGCTGGAACCactggagcacaggaggag aacaatATGTGGCACACCAAATTACCTCTCTCCAGAAGTCCTCAACAAACAAGGGCATGGCTGTGAATCTGATATATGGGCCTTAGGCTGTGTAAT GTATACAATGCTGTTGGGAAGACCCCCATTTGAGACTACAAATCTTAAAGAAACATACAGATGTATAAGGGAAGCAAGATACAGCCTGCCTTCATCTCTCTTGGCACCTGCAAAACACTTAATAGCTAGTATGTTGTCAAAAAACCCTGAAGATCGGCCCAGTTTAGATGAAATAATTCGACATGAATTCTTCTTACAG GGCTTTACACCTGATAGACTTTCTGCAAGCTGTTGTCACACCGTCCCTGATTTCCATTTGTCAAGTCCTGcaaaaaatttcttcaaaaaagcagctgctgctctctttggggggaaaaaggataAGGCCAGATACTTGGACACACATA ACAGGCTAGCTAAAGAAGATGAAGAAATCTACAAGCTCAGACATGATTTGAAGAAGACATCGATAACCCagcaggcccccaaacacaagaCAGATGAG GAGATTCAGCCTCTTATCACAACAGTGGTGAAGCCGGGAGCCTTGCCAGAAACTAAGCAGATTGGAGACTCCATTCGGATGATAGTCAGAGGAACTTTGGGAAGCTGCAGCAGTAGCAGTGAAT GTTTGGAAGACAGTACTATGGGAAGCGTTGCTGATACAGTTGCAAGAGTATTGAGGGGATGTCTGGAGAATATGCCAGAAGCAGATAGCAACCCCAAAGAACAGCTGACAGCATCCTTCCAGTGGGTTACAAAATGGGTGGACTACTCCAACAAGTATGGCTTTGGGTACCAGCTGTCAGATCACACTGTTGGTGTCCTCTTCAACAATGGGGCACATATGAGCCTTCTGCCAGACAAAAA gaCAGTGCACTACTATGCTGAGCTAGGCCAATGCTCTGTCTTCCCAGCCACAGAGGCCCCTGAGCAGTTCATTAGCCAAGTAACTGTACTGAAGTATTTCTCTCACTATATGGAGGAGAACCTTATGGAT GGAGGAGACTTGCCCAGCCTAACAGATGTACGCAGGCCCAGGCTTTACCTCTTACAGTGGCTCAAATCTGATAAAGCATTAATGATGCTTTTCAATGATGGCACATTTCAA GTGAACTTCTACCACGACCACACAAAAGTCATAATTTGCAATCAGAGTGAGGAATATCTCCTTACCTACATAAATGAAGACAGAATATCCACAACGTTTCGTCTGACAACTCTTCTGGTTTCAGGATGTTCATTGGAACTAAAACACAGAATGGAATATGCTCTGAACATGCTGCTGCAGCGATGTAACTGA